The genomic stretch TGCCGCCGTCCGGTCTGGCCCCGGTCACCGCGGTCACGGTCACCAGCGCGGTCAGGTCGGTGCCGGAGTTGGTGATGAACGCCTTGGACCCGTTGATGACCCAGTGCCCGTCCTCGAGCCGCGCGGTGGTGCGGGTGGCGCCGGCGTCCGAGCCGCCGCCCGGCTCGGTCAGCCCGAACGCACCCAGCGCCTGGCCCGAGCACAGCCTCGGCAGCCACTCCTGCTTCTGCTCCTCGGTGCCGAACCGGTAGATCGGCATCGCGCCCAGGGAGACGCCGGCCTCCAGGGTGATCGCCACGGACGAGTCCACCCGGGCCAGCTCCTCCAGTGCGATGCACAGGTGGAAGTAGTCGCCGCCGGAGCCGCCGTACTGCTCGGGGAACGGCAGGCCGAACAACCCGAGCTCACCCATCTGCCGCACGATCGCGGTCGGGAACTCGTCGCGCTCGTAGAACTCCCCGATCTGCGGGGCCACGACCTCGACCGCGAACTCGCGGACGGTCTTGCGGAGGGCCGCGGTCTCGGCGTCGAGCCGGTAGTCCAACATCAGTTCTCCTGCTGCTCCGGGGCGGACGCCGCTGGGGTCACCAGGGCCACCCGCTCGTCCAGCCCGACCGTCTGGCCGGCTGTCACACCGAGCTCGGCCACCGTCCCCGCGACGGGGGCGGTGAGCACGTGCTCCATCTTCATCGCCTCGACGACGAGCAGCGGGGTCCCCGCCTCCACCTCGTCGCCGACCGCCGCCTGCACCACCGTCACCGTGCCCGGCATGGGCGAGGTGACGACGCCGCCGGCAGCCGAACCCTCCGAGTGCGCGGTGAGCCGCTCCTGCTCGCGCAGCGCGGTGACCCGGCCGTCGGCCGCCAGCCACACCGTGCCGGCCTCGTGCTGCAGGAAGTAGGACATGGTCAGGCCGTCGAGGGTGACGCTCAGGCGGTCGCCGATGCGCACGGCCCGGGCCGCGACCGGCTCCCCGTCGGCCACGCGCACCTCCGCCGCGGTGGACCGTCCGCGCAGCCGCACCTCGACGACGTCCCCACCCGTGGCCTGCAGCCGCCGGACGGTCCACGCCGGCTCACCCAGCCGCCAGCCGTCCGGCACGTCCCACCGGTCCACGACCGGCCCGGTCGGCTCCGCCTCGATCAGCAGGGCCAGTGCCGCGGCAGCGTAGACGTGCGGGGGCGGCGGCTCGGGCAGCGTCAGTGCCTCCCCGCGCCGCTCGATGAGCCCGGTGTCGAGCCTGCCGGCGACGACGTCGGGGTCGGTGAGCAGCGACCGCAGGAACGCGGCGTTCGTCGTCACCCCGAGGACGGCGGTGTGCCCCAGGGCCCCGACCAGCCGCGCCCGGGCGGTGTCGCGGTCGGGCGCCCAGGCGATGACCTTCGCCAGCATCGGGTCGTAGTCGGTGCCGACGACGCCGCCGACAGTCAGGGAGCTGTCGAACCGGACGCCCGGCCCGCTGGGCTCGACCAGCCCGAGCACCGTGCCGGCCTGCGGGAGGAAGCCGCGGGAGGGGTCCTCGGCGTACAGCCGCGCCTCGATCGCGTGCCCGTCGAGGGAGATGTCGCTCTGGTCGAGCGGCAGCCGCTCCCCCGCCGCGATCCGCACCTGCTGCTCGACGAGGTCCAGCCCGGTGACCATCTCGGTGACCGGGTGCTCGACCTGCAGCCGGGTGTTCATCTCGAGGAAGAAGAAGTCGCGCGGCCGGTCGGCGTCGACGATGAACTCCACCGTGCCGGCGCCGGTGTAACCGACCGCCCTGGCCGCCTCGACCGCCGCGCGGCCCATCGACGCCCGCATCGAGGTGTCCAGCAGCGGCGAGGGGGCCTCCTCGATCACCTTCTGGTGCCGGCGCTGCAGGCTGCACTCGCGCTCGCCGAGGTGGATCACGTTGCCCGCGGCGTCACCGAGCACCTGCACCTCGATGTGCCGGGAGTTGCCGACGTACCGCTCGACCAGCAGCGTGTCGTCGCCGAACGAGCCGAGCGCCTCCCGCCGGGCCGAGGCGATCGCGCCGAACAGCTCGTCCTCGTCGCGCACCACGCGCATGCCCTTGCCGCCACCGCCGGCGCTGGGCTTGAGCAGCACCGGGAAGCCGACGGCCACCGCCGCAGCAGCCACCGCGGCGTCGTCCATGCCCGGGTCGCTGCGGCCGGGGACGACGGGCACACCCGCGGCCATGACCGTCCGCTTCGCGCGGATCTTGTCGCCCATCGCCTCGATCGCCGCCACCGGCGGGCCGACGAAGACGATGCCGGCCTTCTCGCAGGCGCGGGCGAACTCGACGTTCTCGGAGAGGAATCCGTAGCCCGGGTGGATCGCCTGCGCGCCGGTGCGGGCCGCGGCCTCGAGCACCCGCTCGATGTTCAGGTAGCTCTGCGCGGCCGCGGCCGGCCCGATGGGCACGGCGACGTCGGCTACCCGGGTGTGCAGCGCACCGGCGTCCGCGTCGCTGTGCACGGCGACGGAGCGGATGCCCATGGCCCGCAGCGTGCCGATCACCCGGACGGCGATCTCGCCCCGGTTCGCGACGAGCACGGTCTCGAACATCCCGCTCACCGCCGTCCCCAGGAGCCGAAACCGCGGTTCTGGCTGCTCTCCCGGGAGCCGAAACCGCGGTTCTGGCCGCTGTCACATGCGGAAGACGCCATAGCCGACCTCCTCGAGGGGCGCGTTGGCGCAGGCGGACAGGGCCAGGCCGAGCACGGTTCGGGTCTGCGCGGGGTCGATCACGCCGTCGTCCCAGAGCCGGGCGGTGGCGTAATACGGGTGGCCCTGGTGCTCGTACTGCTCGCGGATCGGCGCCTTGAACGCCTCCTCCTCCTCGGCCGACCACTCCTCGCCGCGGGCCTCGGCGCCGTCGCGGCGCACCTGCGCGAGCACCGACGCCGCCTGCTCGCCGCCCATTACCGAGATGCGGGCGTTCGGCCAGGTGAACAGGAAGCGGGGCGAGTACGCCCGGCCGCACATCGAGTAGTTGCCGGCGCCGAACGAGCCGCCGATGACCACCGTGAGCTTCGGTACCCGCGCGCAGGCCACGGCAGTGACCATCTTGGCGCCGTGCTTGGCGATGCCGCCCGCCTCGTAGTCGCGGCCGACCATGAAGCCGGTGATGTTCTGCAGGAACAGCAGCGGGATCCTGCGGCGGTCGCACAGCTCGATGAAGTGCGCGCCCTTCAGCGCCGACTCGGCGAACAGGACGCCGTTGTTGGCGATGATGCCGACCGGGTGCCCGTGCAGCCGGGCGAACCCGGTGACCAGCGTCTGCCCGTAGAGCGGCTTGAACTCCGCGAAGCGCGAGCCGTCGACCAGCCGGGCGATGACCTCGCGGACGTCGTAGGGGGTGCGCGGGTCCGGGGGCACGACCTCGTAGACGGACTCGGGTGCGTGCAGGGGCTCCTCGACCGGTTCCACGTCCCAGGAGCGGGCGTCGCGGGGTGCGAGCGTCCCGACGATCTGCCGGACCAGCTGCAGGGCGTGCGCGTCGTCGTCGGCCAGGTGGTCGGTGACGCCGCTGACCCGGCTGTGCAGGTCGCCGCCACCGAGCTCCTCGGCGGTGACGACCTCGCCGGTCGCCGCCTTCACGAGCGGCGGCCCGCCCAGGAAGATCGTGCCCTGCTCCCGGACGATGACCGCCTCGTCGCTCATGGCGGGCACGTACGCGCCGCCGGCCGTGCACGACCCGAGGACGGCGGCGATCTGGGCGATGCCCGCCTTGGAGAGGTTGGCCTGGTTGTAGAAGATCCGGCCGAAGTGCTCGCGGTCGGGGAAGACCTCGTCCTGCATGGGCAGGAACGCGCCCCCGGAGTCGACCAGGTAGATGCAGGGCAGCCGGTTGTGCAGGGCCACCTCCTGCGCGCGCAGGTGTTTCTTCACCGTCATGGGGTAGTACGTGCCGCCCTTGACGGTCGCGTCGTTGGCCACGACGACGCACTCGCGGCCGCTCACCCGCCCGACGCCGGTGATGATGCCCGCCGCCGGGGCATCGCCGTCGTAGAGGCCGTGCGCGGCCAGCGGGGAGAGCTCGAGGAACGGGCTGCCCGGGTCGAGCAGCGTGTCGACCCGCTCACGGGGCAGTAGCTTGCCCCGCTCGACGTGTCGCTGCCGTGCGCGCTCGCCCCCGCCGAGGGCGACCCGCTGCAGCTGCGCGACGAGGTCGGCAACCAGTTCGGTATGCGCGGCGGCGTTGCGCGCGGCGCTGTCGGCGTCGGCCGCGACGGCTCTCGGGAGCACCGGTGCATCCACGACCGAAGGTTAACCGCCGTTCACTCCGATGGTCCACATCTCGACCCCATTTGGTTAACGGCGGTTCACTTCGGCGCTAGCATCCGTCGCATGACCTCCACCGCACGCGATGCGGCGCTGCACGCCGACGCCGGGCGGCCGTCGCGGCGCGAGCAGATCCTGCAGGCGGCGGCACAGCTCTTTGCCGAACGCGGGTCGCGGGCGGTGGGTGTGGACGACGTCGGCGCCGCGGTCGGCGTCACCGGCCCGGCCATCTACCGGCACTTCGCCAGCAAGGACGCGATGCTGGCCGAGATGCTGCTGCGGATCAGCGAGCACCTCCTCGCCGGCGGCACCGACCGGGTCGCGGGAACCGAGGACGACCCGGCGGAGCAGCTCCGCGCGCTCATCGCCTTCCACGTCGACTTCGCCCTCGACAACCCCGCGCTGATCACTGTCCAGGACCGCGACCTCGGTTCGCTCACAGACGCCGACGCGGCGCAGGTCCGGCGCCTGCAGCGCCGCTACGTCGAGGTCTGGGTGGGCGTGCTCGCCCGGCTGCACCCCGGCGCGGACGCGGCCGCCTGCCGGGCGAAGGCGCACGCCGTCTTCGGGCTGATCAACTCCACGCCGCACAGCGCCGGCCGCCTGGGTCGGCCGGCCATGGCGCGCCTGCTCGCCGACATGGCCTGGGCCGCCGCGACCGCCTGAGGGGCTACTGACCCGGGAAGGGCGGGGTGGCGAGCTCGAGGCCGTACGTCGCCGCCTGATCGATCTCGGCCGAACTGCCGTCGGGGTTCTCGACCCAGGCGGTCTCCACGATCGTGACGACCGAGCCGGATACCGCGCTGGCGTACTCGGCGCCCGAGAGCTTCGAGGGGCTGCCCGTGTAGCGGACGCCCTCCCGCAGCAGGTCACTGACGTTGCCGCTGCCGTTGGTATCGGTGAGGGCCTGCAGCTCGCGGGCGATGGCGTTGTCGGGCATCTGCACCCGTGACACCGACACGACGATCGGTCCGCCTTCGAGCTCCGCCGAGTACAGCGCTCGGGAGAGCCCCGTGCAGTCGTCGGCCTCGAGGAAACTCTGGGTGTCGCCGTAGGCGTGCCCGATGCAGGTGTCGTCCACCTGCACCGCCTGGACCGTGAACTGGACGCCGCCGGCCTCCTGGACGTCGCCCGGCTGCGGCCCGGCGGCGGTGGGCTCGGCAGCCGACGTGCCGCCCGCGGGGGCGCCGCCGCCGTCACCGCCGTTGCCACCCCGGTCGCCGAGCACCAGCCAGCCGACCACCGCCAGCGCGCCGACCACGACGAGAGCCAGGAGCGACACCAGTGCGATCCTCCGGCCGGACCCCGGCTCGTCGGCATCGTCGTCGGTTCCGGTGCCGGGCACCGACTCGGTCCAGTAGGAGAAGCGCCCGGCCGGCTGCTGGGGGGCGGGCGACGGCGCGACGGACGGCTGCTGCGCGGGGAAGACCGACGTGCGGGGCGAGGCCGGCGAAGCTGCTGCCGAATCTGCACGTGCGAACAGCCCGCCGATGCCGGCATCCTCGTCCGGCGCCGCCGGCGCGTCGATCGCGACGGTGTCCCGCGGCTGCATCCGCGCCGCGGGAGGCGCGGCGGGTGCTGACGCCGCCAGCGTCTGGTCCGCCGGCGCCTCGGCGGCGGCTGCGGCGTGCGCCGCTGCCGCGGACGCCGCGACGGCCTGGGCGATCGCGGCCGGGCTGGGCTGCTCGCGCACGGGCGCGGGCGCAGGCGCCGACACCCCGGGGAGTGCCGGGCCGGCGGCCAGCGCGGCGGGCGTGAGGAGCTCGGGCCGCCGCAGCACGTACGGGGAGTAGGGGAAGGCCTCGCCGTTGAGCTCCTCGACCGTCGGGCCGCGGCCCTCGAGACCGAGCGCCTCCAGGGCGGCCCGGACGTCGGCCGTCGTCCAGAGGCGGGGGTTGTCGACGCTGGCGTAGCGGCTCGCGCGGGCGATGCCGAGCAGCAGCGACCGCGGCTCGAGGAGCGCGACCTGATCGCCCTCCCCCAGGTCGCCGTCGGCCGGGATCAGACCCGTGACGTCGCCGACCAGCACGGTGAGCCGGGCGATCCGGCCGGGCTCGAGCCCGGCGCGGCGCAGCTTCATCGCCGCGTCCAGACCGGCCCGCATCAGTCCGTCGAGGGGCGTCGAGCCGCCGCCGGACAGCTGCAGCGCCTGGCTGGGGCCGGACTCCGGCGCGATGGTCCACGCACCCTCGGGCCGCGCGGTCACCACGCCGTTCTGCCGGAGCACCTCGACGACCCGGATCACCGCGATGCCCTCGGGGACGAACAGCACGGCGTCGGAGATCCGCCGGCCCAGCACCCCGTCGATGGTCGGCAGCGAGGCGACGACGGCCGCCCGGACCGAGCCACCGGTGTCCCAGCGGGTGAGCTCACCGAAGAGCGCGCGCTCCCCCGCCGTCTGCAACGGCGTCGGGGTCAGGACCAGCACGTCGAATGTCCTCCGGGGATCGCTGTCTGGGTTCTCGCCGGCAGCCGCCAGGCGCCGCAAGGCGCGCGCTCCCCGTGTGCGGGCGGTCCCGGCGCCGGCAGCTGCCGTCGACGCTACGTCATGCGGTGCGGTGAGCCGACCCTCCGCGCCGGAAGCCCATCAGACGGCCGCGGGGGTCCGGTCCGCGGCCGGCTCGTCGGCAGAGCGCCACAGTGCCACCCACCTGCTGCCGGCGAGCAGGTCGACGGCCAGCCAGAGCAGGCTGAAGCCGACCGCGACCGGCAGTGCCGACCACCAGTTCCACGGGGGAGGTAGTCGAAGGCGTCCAGTCCCGCGCCGGCCCCGTAGACACCGGCGGTGACCAGGACCCCGGCCAGCCAGCCCGGCACCCGCCAGGTGACGGTGAGGTCGATCAGCACCGCGCCGGCGAGCAGGGCGAGGGGCAGCACGGACGGCGGGAAACCCATGCCGACCAGCGCCAGCCACATGACCGCCCGGTAGGCCAGATAGGTGGCGGCGATGA from Blastococcus sp. PRF04-17 encodes the following:
- a CDS encoding SACE_7040 family transcriptional regulator; amino-acid sequence: MTSTARDAALHADAGRPSRREQILQAAAQLFAERGSRAVGVDDVGAAVGVTGPAIYRHFASKDAMLAEMLLRISEHLLAGGTDRVAGTEDDPAEQLRALIAFHVDFALDNPALITVQDRDLGSLTDADAAQVRRLQRRYVEVWVGVLARLHPGADAAACRAKAHAVFGLINSTPHSAGRLGRPAMARLLADMAWAAATA
- a CDS encoding carboxyl transferase domain-containing protein — encoded protein: MDAPVLPRAVAADADSAARNAAAHTELVADLVAQLQRVALGGGERARQRHVERGKLLPRERVDTLLDPGSPFLELSPLAAHGLYDGDAPAAGIITGVGRVSGRECVVVANDATVKGGTYYPMTVKKHLRAQEVALHNRLPCIYLVDSGGAFLPMQDEVFPDREHFGRIFYNQANLSKAGIAQIAAVLGSCTAGGAYVPAMSDEAVIVREQGTIFLGGPPLVKAATGEVVTAEELGGGDLHSRVSGVTDHLADDDAHALQLVRQIVGTLAPRDARSWDVEPVEEPLHAPESVYEVVPPDPRTPYDVREVIARLVDGSRFAEFKPLYGQTLVTGFARLHGHPVGIIANNGVLFAESALKGAHFIELCDRRRIPLLFLQNITGFMVGRDYEAGGIAKHGAKMVTAVACARVPKLTVVIGGSFGAGNYSMCGRAYSPRFLFTWPNARISVMGGEQAASVLAQVRRDGAEARGEEWSAEEEEAFKAPIREQYEHQGHPYYATARLWDDGVIDPAQTRTVLGLALSACANAPLEEVGYGVFRM
- a CDS encoding acetyl/propionyl/methylcrotonyl-CoA carboxylase subunit alpha, producing MFETVLVANRGEIAVRVIGTLRAMGIRSVAVHSDADAGALHTRVADVAVPIGPAAAAQSYLNIERVLEAAARTGAQAIHPGYGFLSENVEFARACEKAGIVFVGPPVAAIEAMGDKIRAKRTVMAAGVPVVPGRSDPGMDDAAVAAAAVAVGFPVLLKPSAGGGGKGMRVVRDEDELFGAIASARREALGSFGDDTLLVERYVGNSRHIEVQVLGDAAGNVIHLGERECSLQRRHQKVIEEAPSPLLDTSMRASMGRAAVEAARAVGYTGAGTVEFIVDADRPRDFFFLEMNTRLQVEHPVTEMVTGLDLVEQQVRIAAGERLPLDQSDISLDGHAIEARLYAEDPSRGFLPQAGTVLGLVEPSGPGVRFDSSLTVGGVVGTDYDPMLAKVIAWAPDRDTARARLVGALGHTAVLGVTTNAAFLRSLLTDPDVVAGRLDTGLIERRGEALTLPEPPPPHVYAAAALALLIEAEPTGPVVDRWDVPDGWRLGEPAWTVRRLQATGGDVVEVRLRGRSTAAEVRVADGEPVAARAVRIGDRLSVTLDGLTMSYFLQHEAGTVWLAADGRVTALREQERLTAHSEGSAAGGVVTSPMPGTVTVVQAAVGDEVEAGTPLLVVEAMKMEHVLTAPVAGTVAELGVTAGQTVGLDERVALVTPAASAPEQQEN